TCAATCACATCTACTTCACATGTCCCACAAATCCCCATTTTACAAGAATAGGGAATGGGGATCTCATTTTCTCTAAGAACCTCTAGTAAGGAACGATTTTTAGGAACCTCGACCATTTTTTTTGACTTTTGTAAGTAAACAGAAAAGGGACGGGTAAGTTCAGGCTGTATATGAGCTCGAAACCGTTCAACATGGATATTTTGCTCTTTAAAACCAGCTTTTCTAGCAAAAACTTTCATATCTTCTATAAAAGATTCCGGACCGCAAATATAAACATGTGTACCGATCGGTTGGTTTTTTAACGATTCTTTTAATAAAGCCCTTTTTTTCGTCCGTTCCATAAAATAAAAGGTGGCTTTGTCTTCATAATCGGATTTAATCATTTGATAAAACGGACAAGTTTCGATCGATTTAGCTGCATAATGTAATTCAAATGAAGAATTGAGAGAAGTTAGATGTGCCATCATGGATAAGATCGGCGTTATTCCTATCCCTGCCGCGTACAGTACGTGATGGCGAGCTTCAAACCGTAGTGGAAAAAAGTTATCTGGAGGTGACGCTAAAAGCGTATCTCCTTCTTTAACCTTATGATGCAAATACCATGAGCCGCCTTTTTCGACGCTTATTTTTTTCACCGCAATTTCATACTCATGATTGAAACTAAGCGGGTTACTGATGATGGAATATTGTCTTGATACGATTGAATGTTCCAACGGCAAATGTAACGTAATATGCGCACCTGCGCCGAAGGAAGGAAGAGGTTGATTCTTAGGAGCTAAAATAAATCTTTTCACATCACGCGTTTCCGGTATGATTTTCTTGACCGTCAGTAACAGGTTATGATTGCTTAAATGTTCCATTACACTCCTCCGTTCTTGAGAGCACAGGGTATCCTAGGTAGGCATGATGATAGGACGAATAATGATTAGAAGGCTTGATTCTTAGCTGGCAGTTTTGACAATGTAACGGTTCCTCGTTTTTGACTTCATTGATAAAATGACATTTGGAACAAAATACTCGTTTGTGACCATTGCCTATTTTTTGTAGATAAATATCCTCGTTGAAATACCCTGCTTGTCGGGCAAGCTGATAAACTTTTTGAGCTATATTGGAAGCGGCAAAAATAAACAAAGCCGTACCGATTTGTTGGTTCGATAACCATCCGGTAAGCTTTTTCTCACTTGGCTCGAATGGTAAATACACAATTTCAAAAGATAGGTTTTTTTCTTTGATTTGATCGGTAATGGGTTGAATAAAGGAAATCCCTTTGTCATCTGCAAACAGTAGTACATGCTTTTTATCTATTAAAAAGTTTTCAATCTCCCGCATATCATCATTCATTCCTTCATGAACATATTTTCCAAATAAGCGAGTAACGGTTGTTGGAACATGTAAATTCCTTTATATTCACAAATGTCTGCCGGCAAGGATTTGATATTTTGATAGAACAATTGCAGCCATTCGCGGTTTGCCTGTAATGCCTTAACAGGTAACAAATGCGTGTGTATCGTAAACAACACATCATTGGATATCGGAAGACGGTGAAGTCGTTGAACCTCCACTCTCAGATGGACTAACTCTCCCGCATTTTCAGCGGTCACTTCCAACCGGCGAGTTCCCCATTCCGAGTAGGTTTCTAAAGGAGTATCAAGCTTAGACCCGATGGTGATGGACCAATTTTTCCGTTCCCATGTATGACCCGGTCGAATATGTTTAATAAAGCGCTGTACTTTATCGATAAAGTTATTTTCGGAAATACCAGGAACAGGAAAATGAATCGACTTAAAGTCCATACCTAAAGTGAAACATAATGACCAATTAGACGGGAAACATAACTGGCCGGCATCCAAATACAGATCAGCATCACGGTCACCCATCAGAATCAGATCTTCTTGGGTATGACGTCCGATCAGGTCAAGCGGTTCAAGACTGATGGTCTTCATATCACGAAAAATAAATGTTTCTTCTTCTAAAAGATGATTGACAAAACGATACTCGTTCCCTTTCCTTTCAAACGAAAAACATGATGGCTCATATGTTGCCAGTTCCTCCATAAGTACCATCATAATTTCCCATTGAGCTTCTATGGAGTGCGGCAATGATTGATAACACCTTTCATTATGTTGAGTTAACAGCTTTCTTTTTAACTCGATTTCTTCCTTATACTTATCCGTAACCGTTA
The Bacillus sp. (in: firmicutes) genome window above contains:
- a CDS encoding DUF3445 domain-containing protein, which encodes MNTLKDFPFPFTKSSYQYSNNSKQVFPPRCLTVTDKYKEEIELKRKLLTQHNERCYQSLPHSIEAQWEIMMVLMEELATYEPSCFSFERKGNEYRFVNHLLEEETFIFRDMKTISLEPLDLIGRHTQEDLILMGDRDADLYLDAGQLCFPSNWSLCFTLGMDFKSIHFPVPGISENNFIDKVQRFIKHIRPGHTWERKNWSITIGSKLDTPLETYSEWGTRRLEVTAENAGELVHLRVEVQRLHRLPISNDVLFTIHTHLLPVKALQANREWLQLFYQNIKSLPADICEYKGIYMFQQPLLAYLENMFMKE
- a CDS encoding oxidoreductase; translation: MEHLSNHNLLLTVKKIIPETRDVKRFILAPKNQPLPSFGAGAHITLHLPLEHSIVSRQYSIISNPLSFNHEYEIAVKKISVEKGGSWYLHHKVKEGDTLLASPPDNFFPLRFEARHHVLYAAGIGITPILSMMAHLTSLNSSFELHYAAKSIETCPFYQMIKSDYEDKATFYFMERTKKRALLKESLKNQPIGTHVYICGPESFIEDMKVFARKAGFKEQNIHVERFRAHIQPELTRPFSVYLQKSKKMVEVPKNRSLLEVLRENEIPIPYSCKMGICGTCEVDVIDGNVLHFDSFLTDEEKKSKLLACVSRGVSQLTLDL